In Pseudothermotoga hypogea DSM 11164 = NBRC 106472, the following are encoded in one genomic region:
- a CDS encoding alpha/beta hydrolase, whose protein sequence is MLRFRTLYEKPVKGTETVETFLFEPKETAVGNLFVLHGLGSTNVPFLLWMATHLANAGVRVFMPILPGNFTRVAHGSTSGKDFFDPNVERAARFWEQSVVDILSVVDWAKQQNLWHSKTHLFGFCLGGMVAVMLNAVSDDFEKTILMTVGGEMATLLWNSPTLAFFRRDRKLLNGAPYGVGQRENFLRTFEEDIKKLSQFETVEQMQRSDIHPYLKLDPLAYAKFVKKEKIIFIEALFDRALPKRSRKLLWEALGKPKRYVIPSGHVTWLPFQYAVCKFILRNMDVRELRRQLELLRRVELEEKK, encoded by the coding sequence ATGTTGAGGTTCCGCACCCTTTACGAAAAACCTGTGAAGGGTACCGAAACGGTGGAAACGTTCCTATTCGAGCCAAAAGAAACCGCTGTGGGAAACCTGTTCGTCCTGCACGGACTGGGTTCGACAAACGTTCCTTTTTTGCTCTGGATGGCGACACATCTTGCCAACGCGGGCGTTCGTGTGTTCATGCCCATACTGCCAGGGAACTTCACGCGCGTCGCGCACGGATCCACCAGTGGAAAGGACTTCTTCGATCCGAACGTTGAGCGCGCCGCGAGGTTCTGGGAGCAATCCGTGGTGGACATTCTCAGTGTGGTCGACTGGGCGAAACAACAGAATCTGTGGCATTCCAAAACGCACCTGTTCGGCTTCTGCCTCGGTGGAATGGTCGCCGTTATGTTGAACGCAGTGAGCGACGACTTCGAAAAAACGATTCTGATGACCGTCGGTGGCGAGATGGCCACACTGCTTTGGAACTCTCCAACTTTGGCTTTCTTTCGTAGAGACAGAAAGCTTCTCAATGGTGCCCCATACGGTGTTGGACAGAGAGAAAACTTTCTCAGGACCTTCGAGGAAGACATCAAAAAGCTTTCACAATTCGAAACGGTCGAACAAATGCAACGCTCAGACATCCATCCATATTTGAAACTCGATCCGCTCGCTTACGCAAAGTTCGTGAAGAAAGAGAAGATAATCTTCATAGAAGCTCTCTTCGACAGGGCACTTCCAAAGAGAAGCAGAAAGCTTCTTTGGGAAGCGCTTGGAAAGCCCAAGCGCTACGTGATACCCTCAGGTCACGTCACATGGCTTCCCTTCCAGTACGCCGTGTGCAAGTTCATCTTGAGGAACATGGACGTGAGGGAATTGAGAAGACAGCTCGAACTGCTCAGGAGGGTCGAACTGGAAGAAAAGAAATGA
- a CDS encoding radical SAM protein — translation MRLSGAELERRIQRLYEIMETCTLCPRNCKVNRFVSKNGACKTGARPIVSSFGPHFGEESFLVGNNGSGTIFFTNCNLNCVFCQNWEISQMGVGEEIDVEELSKIMLKLQRMGCENINLVSPTHQVPMIVDAVSRAWQKGLKLPIVYNCGGYESIETLKLLEGIVDIYMPDFKYGDDEKALRYSKVSNYTSVAKRALEEMYRQVGPLKIENGVATRGVFVRHLIMPNDPSSSEKVLQLIVSVSSDIPVNIMTQYYPTFKAHHYMELNRRITREEFIKVVEKAKALGLKIVS, via the coding sequence ATGAGACTGAGCGGTGCCGAACTTGAAAGAAGGATACAAAGGTTGTACGAAATCATGGAAACCTGCACGCTCTGTCCGAGGAACTGCAAGGTGAACAGGTTCGTCTCGAAGAACGGTGCGTGCAAGACGGGCGCCAGGCCGATCGTTTCCAGTTTCGGACCACATTTCGGTGAAGAAAGCTTTCTCGTGGGAAACAATGGTTCTGGAACTATATTCTTCACCAACTGCAACCTCAACTGCGTTTTTTGCCAGAACTGGGAGATCAGTCAAATGGGTGTGGGTGAAGAGATCGATGTGGAAGAACTTTCAAAGATCATGCTCAAACTGCAAAGGATGGGATGCGAAAACATCAACTTGGTCAGTCCAACACACCAAGTGCCTATGATAGTCGATGCCGTGTCTCGAGCTTGGCAGAAAGGTTTGAAACTTCCCATCGTCTACAACTGCGGTGGTTACGAATCGATCGAGACACTGAAACTTCTGGAAGGCATCGTGGACATCTACATGCCCGACTTCAAGTACGGAGACGACGAAAAGGCTTTGAGATACTCAAAGGTTTCCAACTACACCAGCGTCGCAAAGCGCGCGCTCGAAGAGATGTACAGACAAGTCGGACCTCTGAAGATCGAAAATGGGGTGGCCACACGGGGAGTCTTCGTGAGACACTTGATCATGCCGAACGACCCATCTTCAAGTGAGAAGGTGTTGCAGCTCATCGTCTCCGTTTCTTCGGACATCCCAGTGAACATCATGACGCAGTACTATCCTACCTTCAAAGCGCACCATTACATGGAGTTGAACAGACGCATCACTCGAGAAGAGTTCATAAAAGTTGTCGAGAAAGCCAAAGCGCTGGGTCTGAAGATCGTCAGTTGA
- a CDS encoding DUF4910 domain-containing protein: MDGQEIIDTVRFISQFHRARGSDEYKLLLERLKELLLSWGIEERQIETIEYSTGGVRYGNFDSTMVWNVKDAELWLEKPRTFLSSFKNCKTSVLFGSHSTNGWKSLELVDETYTGDLRDKAVLVQMNPSKAFKQFVEERGAKCLLVYFMRAQDESIGRTPAQMPDTVNYLSLPHTLKASQHKSFGFSLTYRQYELLKSLTNKNFKVRLFVDASLNVGTLQVLRVRFEGAMKKRIGIVAHLCHPSPGANDNASGSALALHLCRELKQKTLGFGVDVILLPEFYGSLPYASQNNDYEFVINLDMVGEDQQKTGSTMMLHETPPLLNTIYDELLYDSMMLFAPTSSDSFSRRFYRSTFKSGSDHSVFENYAVPSPFLGQWPDRYYHTNEDTPDKCDPEMFEWVGKAVLRTVELAPSLPDYIVEQAFGRVRGFLKKIVGKPGSDIIESVVKRAHGEKIEPVEPKLHIFAAAEGPLGYEWFDKAGELSEKREIVNLGEVIQLAARYTQDYDATVTFASTYLNVDAKTTQDVIDLLLKNEFLRRIN, translated from the coding sequence ATGGACGGGCAAGAGATCATCGACACGGTGAGGTTCATAAGCCAATTCCACAGGGCAAGGGGTAGCGACGAATACAAGCTTCTGCTCGAAAGGCTGAAGGAACTTTTACTATCTTGGGGGATAGAAGAACGGCAGATAGAAACGATCGAGTATTCGACGGGTGGGGTTCGCTACGGAAACTTCGATTCGACGATGGTTTGGAACGTGAAGGATGCTGAACTCTGGCTGGAAAAACCCAGAACGTTTCTGAGCAGTTTCAAAAATTGCAAGACTTCGGTGCTCTTCGGAAGCCATTCGACGAACGGTTGGAAGAGTCTCGAGTTGGTGGATGAAACTTACACGGGCGATTTGAGAGACAAGGCTGTTCTGGTACAGATGAACCCGTCCAAAGCGTTCAAGCAGTTCGTCGAGGAACGTGGCGCGAAGTGTTTGTTGGTCTATTTCATGAGAGCCCAGGACGAGTCGATCGGAAGAACGCCGGCACAGATGCCAGACACGGTGAATTATCTTTCGCTTCCCCACACGCTCAAGGCAAGTCAACACAAAAGTTTCGGTTTCTCACTCACCTATAGACAGTACGAACTTCTGAAGAGCTTGACCAACAAAAATTTCAAAGTGAGATTGTTCGTGGACGCATCGTTGAACGTTGGAACGTTGCAGGTTCTGAGGGTGCGCTTTGAGGGTGCTATGAAAAAGAGAATCGGCATCGTGGCGCATCTTTGTCATCCAAGTCCAGGGGCGAACGACAACGCCTCAGGTTCTGCGCTCGCGCTCCATCTTTGTAGAGAACTGAAGCAGAAAACCTTAGGTTTTGGTGTGGACGTGATACTGCTTCCCGAATTCTACGGGAGTCTTCCCTACGCGTCTCAGAACAACGACTACGAGTTCGTGATCAATCTGGACATGGTGGGGGAAGATCAGCAGAAGACAGGTTCCACCATGATGCTGCACGAAACTCCGCCGTTGCTGAACACGATCTACGATGAACTTCTCTATGATTCCATGATGCTTTTCGCACCCACGAGTTCCGATTCGTTCAGCAGAAGATTTTACCGAAGCACGTTCAAATCCGGTTCGGACCATTCGGTGTTCGAGAACTACGCTGTTCCTTCACCTTTCCTCGGTCAGTGGCCCGACAGGTACTATCACACCAATGAAGACACTCCTGACAAGTGTGATCCTGAGATGTTCGAATGGGTTGGCAAGGCGGTGCTGAGAACTGTGGAACTCGCGCCTTCGTTGCCAGACTACATCGTCGAACAGGCGTTTGGAAGGGTGAGGGGTTTCTTGAAAAAAATAGTTGGAAAGCCTGGAAGCGATATCATAGAAAGTGTTGTGAAAAGGGCGCACGGGGAAAAGATCGAGCCCGTAGAACCAAAACTTCATATATTCGCTGCGGCTGAAGGTCCTCTGGGTTACGAATGGTTCGACAAGGCTGGTGAGCTCTCTGAAAAGCGAGAGATCGTCAACCTCGGAGAGGTCATACAGCTCGCCGCAAGGTACACACAAGATTACGACGCCACGGTCACATTCGCTTCGACGTATTTGAACGTGGATGCGAAGACGACTCAGGATGTGATCGATTTACTGCTGAAGAACGAATTTTTGAGACGTATCAACTGA
- a CDS encoding OmpH/Skp family outer membrane protein, producing MKRFMVLTVALVIFSTMIFAAGRFSNLPQARFQAPFMKNMPAYRQTLAPRYQARQQLTYEEMFKEMNLTKEQAQRILNVIKDANAKLEQLQKQYEELYENAKNMSVYEFRARVRELNQKRAEIMQQMREEIEKTINVEQLQRLMQTYKLRRAEMFAGPKVGFRGPAFLDEEFIDALEEYVK from the coding sequence GTGAAAAGGTTCATGGTTTTGACAGTGGCACTGGTGATTTTCTCAACAATGATCTTCGCAGCAGGAAGATTTTCAAACCTTCCACAGGCCAGGTTTCAGGCTCCTTTCATGAAAAACATGCCAGCTTACAGACAAACCTTAGCTCCAAGGTATCAAGCAAGACAACAGCTCACCTACGAAGAAATGTTCAAAGAGATGAACTTGACAAAAGAACAAGCTCAAAGGATACTCAACGTGATCAAGGATGCGAATGCAAAACTTGAACAGTTACAGAAGCAGTACGAAGAACTGTACGAGAACGCCAAGAACATGAGCGTGTACGAGTTCAGAGCCAGAGTGAGGGAACTGAACCAAAAGCGTGCGGAGATCATGCAACAGATGAGAGAAGAGATAGAAAAGACGATCAACGTAGAACAGCTTCAGAGGTTGATGCAAACTTACAAACTCAGAAGGGCTGAGATGTTCGCAGGGCCTAAGGTAGGTTTCAGAGGACCAGCGTTCTTGGACGAAGAGTTCATAGACGCGCTCGAAGAGTACGTAAAGTGA
- a CDS encoding KaiC domain-containing protein, whose amino-acid sequence MTERYENYESQVEPRVVEESIIVMGEAVKQAPKITGVPTGIEGLDELFFTVEVKDGKPVKKSLGGIPAYAVFNVTGISDTGKSLFVEQFAVAQAARGEKVAFVTVESPAVFVAKGLEMRAVAMGHEPAKIEKNIVLIDAASHGSLRENVPDLLTTLAYVIKQYKVRFVVIDSVTGLYENKEVAARAIVRRLFNFMKKWYQTALFVSQKRSGHEELTAEAAGGYAVSHIVDGCFVFAKELVDSQYKSKMYGKQVGDIVRLFRIDGCRLSGHDTRTYIMEITETGLVKILSPIGGR is encoded by the coding sequence GTGACGGAACGCTACGAGAACTACGAGTCTCAAGTTGAACCGAGAGTCGTCGAAGAGAGCATCATCGTTATGGGCGAAGCCGTTAAACAAGCACCTAAGATCACGGGTGTCCCTACAGGTATAGAGGGTCTGGACGAGTTGTTCTTCACGGTCGAGGTCAAGGACGGCAAACCCGTCAAAAAGTCCCTCGGAGGCATTCCCGCTTATGCCGTCTTCAACGTGACGGGTATTTCGGACACCGGAAAATCCCTCTTCGTTGAACAGTTCGCCGTCGCTCAGGCAGCGCGCGGTGAGAAAGTGGCCTTCGTCACAGTCGAATCACCCGCAGTTTTCGTGGCTAAGGGGTTGGAAATGCGAGCGGTAGCCATGGGGCACGAACCAGCAAAGATCGAGAAGAACATCGTACTCATCGACGCAGCTTCCCATGGATCGCTCAGAGAAAACGTGCCAGACTTGCTCACGACGCTCGCTTACGTTATAAAGCAGTACAAGGTGAGGTTCGTCGTGATCGATTCAGTCACGGGACTCTACGAGAACAAAGAAGTCGCAGCACGGGCGATCGTCAGAAGACTTTTCAACTTCATGAAAAAGTGGTACCAAACGGCACTGTTCGTCTCACAGAAGCGGAGCGGACACGAAGAGCTCACAGCGGAAGCCGCAGGAGGTTACGCGGTGAGCCACATCGTGGATGGTTGCTTCGTTTTCGCGAAAGAACTCGTAGACAGCCAGTACAAGTCAAAGATGTATGGAAAGCAAGTTGGAGACATCGTCAGACTGTTCAGAATCGACGGCTGTAGACTTTCAGGTCACGACACGCGAACGTACATCATGGAGATCACCGAAACAGGTTTGGTGAAAATTCTCAGTCCCATCGGTGGGAGGTGA
- a CDS encoding type II secretion system protein, translating to MKIGMSLVEVLISLVLIAITVVFAFETITNSLNMVNKWELEIKTMSLLKFAQSYLAEYRIGTQLPSNIAEIINTSFHGPNSTNVFPRIHTLQATTTILNPSGSTIIYRLVQIEIRKTPNISENFVLLFGL from the coding sequence ATGAAGATCGGTATGAGCCTCGTTGAGGTACTCATCAGTTTGGTCTTGATCGCCATAACTGTCGTCTTCGCCTTCGAGACGATCACGAATTCTTTGAACATGGTCAACAAGTGGGAACTGGAGATCAAAACCATGTCGCTTTTGAAATTCGCACAAAGCTACCTGGCTGAGTACAGGATAGGTACACAGCTGCCAAGCAACATAGCTGAAATCATCAACACTTCTTTCCATGGTCCCAACTCCACTAACGTGTTTCCACGAATTCACACTTTGCAAGCCACGACAACGATCTTGAATCCTTCCGGTTCCACCATCATTTACAGGCTCGTGCAGATTGAGATCCGAAAGACACCGAACATCTCTGAGAACTTCGTTCTATTGTTTGGTCTTTGA
- a CDS encoding DUF4900 domain-containing protein: MRKGHVLVLTLVLLIIVSIFVVAILTNLSAYVKRVSLQNAKNLSHLGAHNLLQLSVAFLKPSFSGVRGVVLPWVNGNVSSNVGWWDRFKNWLFSQSDGDFWRNFFQRVNENRYFDLSAVNKFNEALASFGLSGSTVVVPITGTYMVGGNPYSVLVVSRNSVGKMESYALAVLAIDFLNKYAYFTERETRPGGGKIYFVTRDLIDGPMRSNDTINIWGNPIFRSTVEVGDVNIVSGSPSFEMGWKRLIQQDIEDYNMTKIKQNYANDLEALVKPMNQFVTSDAESGIKLNLKGKTIQVGNNTRTAQKLIVEFKSAQGQGADHFIRVLVEYRQGYTTGIDNLFTIKPREGAQQITIHGENARKWLDLTGIIPGNPSEYNKDVDFNGVLMSDLTIALTNRSNNDKPMYVDGRYTIYSKENVEIYDHIVYEDFRDLFPYNRIDGIVVDNNLVERMKNATRTDFLNIVADKYVLVKEKQRNLKITASIYSFDQSFQVEGYDQGSPAGQLTIFGSLMQYYRGPVGTFSGDRIQTGYYKNYIYDYKILEGISAIGTPAKREGFVLLAIRGIY, from the coding sequence GTGAGAAAGGGCCACGTTCTGGTTCTCACCTTGGTTCTGTTGATCATCGTTTCAATCTTCGTTGTTGCCATACTCACAAACTTATCTGCCTACGTTAAAAGAGTTAGCCTCCAAAATGCTAAGAATCTCTCACACCTGGGTGCGCACAATTTACTCCAGCTGTCTGTGGCGTTCCTGAAGCCAAGCTTCAGCGGTGTGAGGGGTGTGGTATTGCCTTGGGTGAACGGCAACGTTTCGAGTAACGTGGGTTGGTGGGACAGGTTCAAGAACTGGTTGTTCAGCCAGTCTGACGGTGATTTCTGGCGCAACTTCTTTCAGAGAGTCAACGAGAACAGATATTTCGATCTGAGTGCCGTGAACAAGTTCAACGAAGCTCTAGCATCCTTTGGCCTCAGCGGTTCGACGGTCGTCGTGCCCATTACAGGGACATACATGGTGGGTGGAAATCCGTACTCGGTTCTGGTGGTCAGCCGAAATTCGGTCGGAAAGATGGAAAGTTACGCCTTGGCCGTTTTAGCGATAGATTTTTTGAACAAGTATGCGTATTTCACTGAAAGGGAGACTCGTCCCGGTGGTGGGAAGATATACTTCGTCACGCGAGACTTGATAGATGGTCCGATGAGATCCAACGACACGATAAACATTTGGGGAAATCCAATTTTCAGATCGACTGTTGAGGTAGGAGACGTAAACATAGTCTCCGGAAGCCCCAGCTTCGAAATGGGATGGAAACGTTTAATCCAGCAGGACATCGAAGATTACAACATGACCAAGATAAAGCAGAACTACGCCAACGATCTGGAGGCTTTGGTCAAACCGATGAACCAGTTCGTGACAAGTGATGCGGAGTCAGGCATAAAGTTGAATCTTAAAGGAAAAACGATACAAGTTGGAAATAACACCAGAACGGCACAAAAACTCATCGTCGAGTTCAAGAGCGCTCAAGGTCAGGGAGCAGACCATTTCATCAGGGTTTTGGTTGAGTACAGGCAAGGGTATACGACTGGCATAGATAATCTCTTCACCATCAAACCAAGAGAAGGAGCACAGCAAATAACCATCCATGGCGAGAACGCGAGAAAATGGCTCGATCTAACTGGAATCATCCCAGGCAATCCATCCGAGTACAACAAGGACGTGGACTTCAACGGCGTGCTCATGAGTGACCTGACGATCGCCTTGACCAACCGTTCCAACAACGACAAACCGATGTACGTCGACGGAAGGTACACGATATATTCCAAGGAGAATGTAGAGATCTACGATCACATTGTGTACGAAGATTTTCGCGATCTCTTTCCATACAACAGGATCGATGGCATCGTCGTCGATAACAATTTGGTTGAACGGATGAAAAACGCAACACGAACAGATTTTCTCAACATCGTCGCCGACAAGTACGTTTTGGTCAAAGAGAAACAAAGGAATCTCAAAATCACGGCGAGTATCTACTCATTCGACCAGAGTTTTCAAGTTGAAGGCTACGATCAGGGTAGTCCTGCCGGTCAACTCACGATCTTTGGCTCTTTGATGCAGTATTACCGTGGACCTGTTGGGACGTTTAGTGGAGATAGGATTCAAACAGGCTACTACAAGAACTACATTTACGATTACAAGATCTTGGAGGGCATCAGCGCGATAGGTACGCCCGCAAAACGTGAAGGATTTGTCTTGCTTGCGATCAGGGGGATCTACTGA
- a CDS encoding PulJ/GspJ family protein, which yields MVKSKKSSVVKSVRGFTLTEVLVVMIVLSIALSIVVLLMTSVYRGSIVSFDRITVQDELTMIDAAIRRELLKVGPTIEGLTVQSTSVEFYVIVPFSKQLYGTYASATRLSYRLIFLNKKLELQISDDAGYMKRIVLGELDDCRFEGQGKLIRYSLTKKNVTLGKLDSSVVLYNLK from the coding sequence ATGGTAAAATCAAAAAAGTCTTCGGTGGTGAAGAGTGTGCGGGGGTTTACTTTGACGGAAGTGCTCGTCGTTATGATAGTCCTCTCAATAGCTCTCTCTATAGTCGTGCTTCTCATGACGAGCGTCTACAGAGGTTCAATCGTGTCTTTCGACAGAATAACCGTTCAGGATGAACTGACCATGATAGATGCAGCCATCCGCAGGGAATTGCTGAAGGTTGGGCCAACGATAGAAGGATTGACGGTACAAAGCACTTCTGTTGAATTCTACGTGATCGTTCCTTTCTCAAAACAGCTCTACGGAACTTACGCTTCTGCCACCAGACTAAGTTACAGGCTCATATTCCTGAACAAGAAACTCGAACTTCAGATCAGCGATGACGCTGGATATATGAAAAGGATTGTGCTCGGTGAACTTGATGACTGTCGGTTCGAGGGGCAAGGGAAGTTGATAAGGTACAGTCTAACAAAGAAGAACGTGACGTTGGGTAAGCTTGATTCCTCGGTGGTGCTCTATAACTTGAAGTGA
- a CDS encoding patatin-like phospholipase family protein translates to MSAFLAAATSVALVLSGGGARGAYQIGVWKALRELNIDIVAVYGTSVGAINGALIAYGDYDFAEKAWLEVEFEQVMNVPEEMKKILSGGIFELNIFKAFEVAKNLVESGGIDITPLREKLKLLLPEEKIRSSKVHYGLVTYCISDLKPYMLYIEEIPEGMLADYILSSANFPLFKREEIAGKLFIDGGIYSNVPVRMAVEKGWENILVVDIGTIGLADILDYLRIFRERTRIGYIRPREHFGNVLNFDREVIRKYFVEGYLDTLAYFGKLYGEQYYLSSEEDVLKQLYAKLDAKERDIAGFLLGLKLPSELSAEQQYESFILPRLRLETLSFFDEPKKVPIKLLESLAKVLNVDRLKIYTPLELLEAIVHSTEPENLLSKVAIQIRYRKLLDFVIFVYKNATRKM, encoded by the coding sequence GTGAGCGCGTTCTTGGCGGCTGCGACCAGCGTGGCTTTGGTGCTTTCAGGTGGTGGGGCGCGGGGGGCTTACCAAATAGGTGTGTGGAAAGCTTTGAGAGAGTTGAACATCGATATCGTTGCCGTGTATGGAACTTCCGTTGGAGCCATCAACGGGGCACTCATCGCCTATGGCGATTACGACTTTGCTGAAAAAGCCTGGCTCGAGGTCGAATTCGAACAGGTGATGAACGTACCCGAAGAGATGAAAAAGATCTTGAGCGGTGGCATATTCGAACTCAACATCTTCAAAGCCTTTGAAGTGGCGAAGAATCTTGTCGAGTCTGGTGGCATAGACATCACGCCTCTTCGGGAGAAACTGAAGCTCTTGCTGCCCGAGGAGAAGATAAGAAGTTCTAAGGTTCACTATGGCTTGGTGACCTACTGCATCAGTGATTTGAAGCCTTACATGTTGTACATAGAAGAGATCCCCGAAGGCATGCTGGCAGATTACATACTCTCGAGTGCGAACTTTCCACTCTTCAAAAGAGAAGAGATCGCAGGCAAGTTGTTCATCGATGGTGGAATCTACAGCAACGTTCCTGTGCGCATGGCGGTTGAGAAAGGCTGGGAAAACATCTTGGTCGTCGATATCGGAACGATCGGTCTGGCGGATATTCTTGATTATCTGAGAATCTTTCGCGAGAGAACTCGGATCGGGTACATCAGACCGAGGGAACATTTCGGAAACGTGCTGAACTTCGATAGGGAAGTGATCAGGAAATACTTCGTTGAAGGTTATCTCGACACGCTCGCGTACTTTGGAAAACTTTACGGGGAACAGTATTACCTTTCGAGCGAAGAGGACGTTTTGAAACAGCTCTATGCGAAGCTCGACGCGAAAGAGAGAGACATCGCAGGTTTCTTGCTGGGATTGAAACTTCCAAGCGAACTGTCGGCGGAACAGCAGTACGAATCTTTCATACTTCCTCGTTTGAGGCTCGAAACGCTCTCTTTTTTCGATGAACCCAAGAAGGTGCCGATCAAACTTTTGGAGAGTCTGGCAAAGGTGTTGAACGTCGACAGATTGAAAATTTACACGCCTTTGGAATTACTCGAAGCGATCGTCCACAGCACTGAACCTGAGAATTTGCTCAGCAAAGTTGCCATCCAGATCAGATACAGAAAACTTTTAGACTTCGTGATCTTCGTCTACAAGAATGCGACAAGGAAAATGTAA
- the panD gene encoding aspartate 1-decarboxylase translates to MMRLMLKSKLHMATVTGKNLEYEGSIEIDEELMKAVDLKENEFVLVADVNNGARFETYVIKGKAGSGTIALNGAAARLVEVGDKIIIMSFGLFDENEYRGPKVAILGEGNKVVGLK, encoded by the coding sequence ATGATGCGCTTGATGCTGAAATCGAAACTTCACATGGCCACCGTGACTGGAAAGAACCTCGAATACGAGGGGAGCATAGAAATAGATGAGGAGCTCATGAAGGCGGTGGACTTGAAAGAGAACGAGTTCGTCTTGGTTGCGGACGTGAACAACGGTGCAAGGTTCGAAACTTACGTGATCAAAGGGAAAGCAGGAAGTGGAACGATAGCCTTGAACGGCGCCGCAGCGCGCCTGGTGGAAGTCGGGGACAAAATCATCATCATGAGCTTTGGTCTGTTCGACGAGAACGAATACCGAGGACCGAAGGTCGCGATATTGGGAGAAGGGAACAAGGTGGTGGGGCTGAAGTGA
- a CDS encoding type II secretion system protein, with amino-acid sequence MLKAFTLIELLTVLAVIAILLTIVTSFAVNAVHQARATRVAMNLRNIRAAAESYVSVEKPPTQTNFDLNFLVSKSYLTSVQELAHYTLCHQKR; translated from the coding sequence ATGCTTAAAGCCTTCACCTTGATCGAACTTCTGACCGTTTTAGCTGTAATTGCGATTCTTCTCACCATAGTGACATCCTTCGCCGTGAACGCGGTACACCAAGCAAGAGCAACACGAGTTGCGATGAACCTGAGAAACATCAGAGCCGCCGCTGAAAGCTACGTTTCGGTCGAAAAACCACCCACGCAGACGAACTTCGATCTGAACTTTCTTGTGAGTAAGAGCTATCTCACGAGCGTGCAGGAACTTGCCCATTACACTCTCTGCCACCAGAAACGATGA